Proteins found in one Eriocheir sinensis breed Jianghai 21 chromosome 14, ASM2467909v1, whole genome shotgun sequence genomic segment:
- the LOC126998567 gene encoding mucin-2-like: MAPLRRVKLTQLNAHLVCVLCSGYFVDATTIIECLHTFCKTCIVRYLQTSSFCPICDVQVHKTKPLLSLREDRTLQDVVFKLVPGLFNSEMKRRTCFYKEHPEGGGDKTEQSLRERRHFFHVDDQISLSLEHATAPPCPSLVHSHLVKPLKVSNGQQEKQEKQKSPVQEEKGGDSVAVKEEETEGRDGPDSKVPLKRYLRCPAAVQVSHLEKFVRLKYNLSPQTHRVEIMHGGDCLVGELTLLDVVYMYKWTEDAPLRLMYSVTVLPRTRKRARPGGARAAAKTEPGAPPCKVPKLQPPSPESKATPPHVSKCQDVVKGGVAASSECKDEKSDEKDLVLPPQTPVTSAAEKPCVATSAAPVSASLSTQTVPSTSVTQTSIMSCGSVPVQLPVPGSARARPALTTTTPATATPRVALPHMPPQAPPATVPVSSVAPNAAAVAPAFSPKTPISPAMTSTSSVMIQTPQPLMNGLSDCGMKQIRGSSGPTMYANKMPQPIIPTRPRLGRPPNSSRIQAAKMRPPAPRMPMNNVDVRHRPMGKKVYPAGVVTRPNSVVCASLNVQNRLSSISGPPAKLAASKVSVKRSGDVHQDGASSPLQHPPVSTFTSPVTTTTPMSPTYTTSTQGPPSTQPPSSSLTSTTNAPPAVSSATPTTKAAASPHQGTVAIDTQTQKQCLPQPQGTGGVQRPSQQSPRPPINPSMRPTVPQGPRYPGPQGCQRQPLPQGTQRVSTPPGPPRPPTPTSQKPGPPVHQQTQGTQQHSSPHLMQPPSPQGSPQPPPMGYPRTVSPAGHGAQKHPLSANQRLPNMSAQLPHLAPGSQRPHTPVNTRPPSSSAPHRLPSNPAPYRSPSGPAPHRPPSSPAPHRPPSSPAPHRPPSSPAPHRSQSSSPAPHRPPNSSPAPHRPPTNNSAPQRPPSSPAPHRPPSSPASHSSPGSPAPHRQPGSMTPRPHSTPTPPSNAVTPSPRSTPSPRCASSPSTTGPVPVSVRDALPPLSITSPATGTTTTTSTAPPAGTTTTNGNASGPRANDTSNSGKTVPTSGAAVSQTPNAKTVSPGSGKTAPKSPGRGRGTSSSPTILSIAQSLANKQLQQRTATTAMNPVNSTAINSSTIGTTQINAHHSYTTATTNTPVYPSPVPSSLVPLAAYMATYGDATPDVTAMRNLITLSQTAACIRELNMAMVKTLPRPSDPAPIDLSPTSKAAPQTPLTNGRHPTTSSSSSSTAVTKTTNSKSPTKTCRPSATPSTPNISPPTPEVTITKLPNTGAATSTTTPTSGTTKNTFSSGKLGSSNTNTVSITKRPASSKIAVTKSPANASVRQIPNPSFVRHQSEARNNNNVSKSTSSSASNTTSTTTNTSKSVSNKHGGGGGRAPGNSPLKETGPLPETSSILKIENLTKSLTAPAAAAAAAASHGFAFFDNR; the protein is encoded by the exons ATGGCGCCGCTACGCCGCGTGAAGCTGACGCAGCTCAACGCTCACCTGGTGTGTGTGCTCTGCTCCGGCTACTTCGTcgacgccaccaccatcatcgagtGCCTCCACACCTTCTGCAAGACCTGCATCGTGCGTTACCTCCAGACTTCGTCCTTCTGCCCTATTTGTGATGTCCAG GTGCACAAGACGAAGCCGCTGCTGTCCCTGCGCGAGGATCGGACCCTCCAGGACGTGGTGTTCAAGCTCGTGCCCGGCCTCTTCAACTCCGAGATGAAGAGGCGAACCTGCTTCTACAAGGAACACCCGGAAGGAG GCGGCGACAAGACGGAGCAGAGCCTTAGGGAGCGGCGACACTTCTTCCACGTGGACGACCAAATCTCCCTATCCTTGGAGCACGCGACCGCCCCCCCCTGCCCGTCCCTCGTGCACTCCCACCTGGTCAAGCCCCTCAAGGTCAGCAACGGCCagcaggagaagcaggagaagcagAAGTCGCCGGTGCAGGAGGAGAAAGGCGGCGACTCGGTggctgtgaaggaggaggagacggaggggcgCGATGGGCCGGACTCGAAG GTTCCTCTTAAGCGGTACTTGAGGTGTCCCGCTGCCGTACAGGTGTCCCATTTGGAGAAGTTCGTCCGCTTGAAGTACAACTTGTCCCCCCAAACACACAGG GTCGAGATCATGCATGGAGGAGACTGCCTGGTCGGGGAGCTCACACTGCTGGACGTGGTGTACATGTACAAGTGGACGGAGGACGCGCCGCTGCGCCTCATGTACTCAGTGACGGTGCTGCCTCGGACCCGTAAGCGAGCCAGGCCAGGCGGTGCCCGAGCAGCGGCCAAGACGGAGCCCGGCGCCCCGCCCTGCAAGGTGCCCAAGCTGCAGCCTCCCTCGCCGGAGAGCAAGGCAACGCCGCCACACGTAAGTAAGTGTCAGGACGTTGTGAAGGGCGGCGTGGCGGCGAGTAGCGAGTGTAAGGATGAGAAGTCGGATGAGAAGGATCTCGTCTTGCCGCCTCAGACGCCAGTCACCTCAGCTGCCGAGAAGCCGTGTGTGGCGACGAGCGCGGCGCCGGTGAGTGCCTCGCTGTCCACTCAGACGGTGCCCAGCACGTCCGTCACGCAGACCAGTATCATGAGCTGCGGATCCGTGCCTGTGCAGCTGCCCGTTCCCGGCAGTGCCAGAGCGAGGCcggcactcaccaccaccacccctgccaccgctaCCCCGCGCGTCGCCCTCCCCCACATGCCGCCGCAGGCCCCGCCCGCCACTGTTCCTGTATCCTCGGTGGCACCCAACGCCGCCGCCGTCGCGCCAGCCTTCAGCCCCAAGACGCCTATCAGCCCGGCCATGACGTCAACTTCCTCTGTCATGATCCAGACGCCCCAGCCACTCATGAACGGCCTCAGTGACTGCGGCATGAAGCAGATCCGCGGCTCCTCCGGCCCCACCATGTACGCCAACAAGATGCCGCAGCCAATCATCCCTACACGTCCCCGCCTGGGCCGGCCGCCCAACTCCTCTCGCATCCAGGCCGCTAAGATGAGGCCTCCGGCTCCCCGAATGCCCATGAACAACGTTGATGTTCGTCATCGGCCGATGGGCAAGAAAGTGTATCCAGCCGGTGTCGTGACGCGGCCTAACTCCGTGGTGTGCGCCAGCCTCAACGTGCAGAACCGCCTCAGCAGCATCAGCGGGCCGCCCGCCAAACTTGCGGCGTCTAAAGTATCGGTAAAGAGGTCAGGTGACGTACATCAGGACGGTGCTTCGTCTCCCCTGCAGCATCCCCCAGTGTCTACCTTTACTTCCCCCGTCACAACGACAACGCCCATGTCACCCACATACACGACCTCTACACAGGGTCCGCCCTCCACACAGCCACCTTCATCATCCCTCACGTCCACCACTAACGCTCCGCCCGCCGTCAGCTCCGCGACGCCCACAACCAAGGCTGCAGCGTCACCCCATCAAGGCACAGTGGCGATTGACACGCAGACACAAAAACAGTGTCTGCCGCAGCCCCAGGGCACGGGAGGTGTGCAGCGGCCAAGTCAGCAATCACCGCGGCCGCCCATCAACCCCTCCATGAGACCTACTGTGCCCCAGGGTCCCCGCTACCCCGGGCCGCAAGGGTGTCAGCGCCAGCCACTCCCACAAGGCACCCAACGGGTATCCACCCCGCCCGGCCCCCCGCGGCCCCCCACTCCTACAAGCCAGAAACCTGGACCACCGGTACACCAACAGACCCAAGGAACGCAGCAGCATTCTAGCCCACACCTCatgcagcccccctccccccagggaAGTCCCCAGCCTCCTCCCATGGGATACCCAAGGACTGTGTCCCCCGCCGGGCACGGAGCACAGAAGCATCCTCTGTCTGCCAACCAGCGTCTTCCAAACATGAGTGCCCAACTTCCCCACTTGGCCCCAGGCTCTCAACGTCCACACACACCCGTCAACACGCGGCCCCCCAGCAGTTCCGccccccaccgcctccccagCAACCCTGCCCCCTACCGCTCTCCCAGCGGCCCTGCCCCCCACCGTCCCCCAAGTAGCCCTGCCCCTCACCGACCCCCGAGCAGCCCTGCCCCCCACCGCCCCCCCAGCAGTCCTGCTCCCCACCGCTCTCAGAGTAGCAGCCCCGCCCCGCATCGCCCTCCAAACAGTAGTCCAGCTCCTCATCGTCCCCCCACCAATAATTCTGCCCCCCAGCGGCCCCCTAGCAGCCCCGCACCACACCGGCCCCCCAGCAGCCCCGCGTCCCATTCCTCGCCAGGCAGCCCCGCACCCCACCGCCAGCCTGGAAGCATGACTCCCCGCCCGCACAGCACCCCGACGCCTCCCTCCAATGCCGTGACGCCTTCCCCGCGGTCCACGCCCTCACCTCGGTGCGCGTCATCCCCCTCCACGACAGGACCCGTTCCTGTGTCTGTTAGGGACGCTCTTCCTCCGCTGTCCATCACCTCGCCCGCCACcggtaccacaaccaccactagcACCGCTCCACCTGCCGGCACGACCACTACCAATGGCAACGCATCGGGGCCCAGGGCCAATGACACCAGTAACTCCGGCAAAACTGTCCCTACGTCGGGTGCCGCTGTGTCCCAGACGCCGAACGCGAAAACAGTGTCTCCGGGCAGCGGCAAGACAGCACCTAAGTCTCCAGGGCGGGGTCGCGGGACCTCCAGCTCCCCCACCATCCTGAGCATCGCGCAGTCCCTCGCCAACAAACAGCTGCAGCAGCGCACGGCCACCACTGCCATGAACCCCGTGAACAGCACCGCCATAAACTCATCGACTATTGGCACGACGCAGATCAACGCCCATCATTCGTACACCACCGCGACGACCAACACCCCGGTCTACCCCAGCCCCGTGCCCAGCAGCCTCGTGCCCCTCGCCGCCTACATGGCCACGTACGGGGACGCCACACCTGACGTCACCGCCATGAGGAACCTGATCACCCTGAGCCAGACGGCGGCGTGCATCAGGGAGCTGAACATGGCCATGGTGAAGACGCTGCCCAGACCCTCAGACCCGGCGCCCATAGACCTCTCTCCCACCAGCAAGGCAGCGCCGCAGACCCCACTCACCAACGGCAGGCACcccactacctcttcctcctcctcctcaacggcGGTCACCAAAACGACGAACTCAAAGTCTCCTACAAAGACCTGCCGACCCTCCGCCACCCCCAGCACCCCCAACATATCCCCGCCGACCCCCGAGGTGACCATTACCAAGCTACCCAACACCGgcgccgccacctccaccaccacccccacttcCGGCACCACCAAGAACACCTTCAGCTCCGGCAAGCTTGGCTCATCCAACACCAACACTGTCTCCATCACCAAGCGACCCGCCTCCAGCAAGATAGCCGTCACCAAGTCCCCGGCCAACGCCTCGGTGAGACAGATCCCGAATCCTTCCTTCGTGAGGCACCAGTCGGAGgcgaggaacaacaacaacgtaTCCAAGTCAACGTCCTCCTCGGcatccaacaccacctccaccaccaccaacacatcgAAGAGTGTATCCAATAAacacggtggcggtggtggccgcGCGCCGGGCAATTCCCCGCTCAAGGAAACCGGTCCTCTTCCTGAAACGTCCTCAATTTTGAAGATCGAGAACCTCACCAAGTCCCTGACCGCCCCTGCCGCTGCTGCAGCTGCCGCCGCTTCACATGGGTTCGCCTTTTTTGATAACAGATAG